The genomic window TACCTTGCCGGACTCATCGCGCGCGCCGTCGCCAACGGAGACGATTTCGCCTTCGCTTGGCTTTTCCTTGGCTGTGTCGGGGATGATGATCCCGCCAGCTGTCTTCTCATCTTCTTCGAGCCGGCGAACGACAACACGGTCGTGCAGGGGGCGAAAACCCATGAGCTCTCTC from Candidatus Phaeomarinobacter ectocarpi includes these protein-coding regions:
- the groES gene encoding co-chaperone GroES, translated to MGFRPLHDRVVVRRLEEDEKTAGGIIIPDTAKEKPSEGEIVSVGDGARDESGKVQPLDVKAGDKVLFGKWSGTEVKIDGEDLLIMKESDILGVIEGKKGKK